The Candidatus Niyogibacteria bacterium genome contains a region encoding:
- the hflB gene encoding ATP-dependent zinc metalloprotease FtsH, which produces MKKFKNFFAGNSFGKNIFFAILIFFTLAGLYASLAGQFKETKEISFSELALKIRAEEVKKVTIKGNDLEILLKNNEEFKVKKESEAVFSEVLLNYGVTQKQLAELEVEIKEPSGFWFWLGAILPFLLPFLIIAGFFWLTAKQVQRANIQAFGFGQSKARMVMPDDAKEKVTFNDVAGVKEAKEELMEVVEFLKNPKKFLEIGARIPKGALLMGPPGAGKTLLARAVAGEAYVPFLHISGSEFVEMFVGVGASRVRDTFLMAKKAAPSIIFIDELDAIGRHRGAGLGGGHDEREQTLNQILVELDGFEPHEKVIVLAATNRPDILDPALLRPGRFDRRIVVDLPDLNDREQILKIHAQKKKIAKDVNFRRIAERTPGLSGADLQNIVNEAVILAARENRKEARQSDLTNAIEKVMLGPERKSHILSKKEKEIAAYHEAGHALTAAAIFDADPVHKVSIVSRGRAAGYTMKLPIEDRHLYSRKHFLAELAVSLGGFASEKEVFKEITTGASDDLRKATDLARALATKYGMSDKIGPISFGEQDEMIFLGKEIGHAKNYSEKVATLIDDEVSRFMKEAFKKAGKIIKEKREVLNALAGRLIEKETIERDDFEKLMASFGLLPKKAAI; this is translated from the coding sequence ATGAAAAAGTTTAAAAATTTCTTTGCCGGAAATTCTTTCGGCAAAAATATTTTTTTCGCCATTTTGATTTTTTTCACTTTGGCCGGACTTTACGCTTCGCTGGCCGGGCAATTCAAAGAGACGAAAGAAATTTCTTTTTCCGAACTGGCTTTAAAAATCAGGGCCGAAGAAGTGAAGAAAGTGACGATTAAAGGAAATGATTTGGAAATTCTTTTGAAAAATAACGAAGAATTCAAGGTAAAAAAAGAATCCGAAGCTGTTTTTTCCGAGGTTCTCTTGAATTATGGCGTAACTCAAAAGCAGTTGGCAGAGCTGGAAGTGGAAATTAAAGAGCCGTCCGGCTTTTGGTTTTGGCTGGGCGCAATTCTTCCTTTTCTTCTGCCGTTTTTGATTATCGCCGGTTTTTTCTGGCTGACCGCCAAGCAGGTTCAGCGCGCCAACATTCAGGCGTTCGGTTTCGGCCAATCAAAGGCGCGGATGGTTATGCCCGATGACGCTAAAGAAAAAGTGACTTTTAACGATGTGGCCGGCGTTAAAGAAGCCAAAGAAGAATTGATGGAAGTGGTGGAATTTTTAAAGAATCCCAAGAAATTTCTGGAAATCGGCGCGCGCATTCCCAAAGGCGCGCTTTTAATGGGGCCGCCTGGCGCGGGAAAAACTTTGCTGGCGCGGGCGGTGGCGGGCGAAGCATATGTCCCATTTCTTCATATTTCCGGTTCGGAATTCGTGGAAATGTTCGTGGGCGTGGGCGCGAGCCGCGTTCGAGACACTTTTTTAATGGCAAAAAAAGCCGCGCCTTCCATTATTTTTATTGATGAGCTTGACGCCATTGGCCGGCATCGCGGCGCGGGATTGGGCGGCGGACATGATGAAAGGGAACAGACTCTAAACCAAATTTTAGTGGAATTGGACGGTTTTGAACCGCATGAAAAAGTAATCGTTTTGGCTGCCACGAATCGGCCGGATATTTTAGATCCGGCGCTTCTGCGGCCGGGCCGTTTTGATCGGCGGATAGTGGTGGATCTTCCGGATTTGAATGATCGCGAACAAATTTTAAAGATTCACGCCCAAAAGAAAAAAATAGCCAAAGACGTCAATTTCCGCCGGATTGCCGAGAGAACGCCCGGACTTTCCGGCGCGGATCTTCAAAATATCGTGAACGAGGCGGTAATTTTGGCGGCGCGTGAAAACAGGAAAGAAGCGAGGCAAAGCGATTTGACGAATGCGATTGAAAAAGTAATGCTGGGGCCGGAAAGAAAAAGCCATATTCTTTCAAAAAAAGAAAAAGAAATCGCCGCTTATCACGAGGCGGGGCACGCTTTGACGGCCGCAGCTATCTTCGATGCCGACCCGGTTCATAAAGTTTCCATTGTTTCGCGCGGCCGAGCCGCGGGCTATACGATGAAATTACCAATTGAAGATCGGCATCTTTATTCGCGAAAGCATTTTTTGGCCGAATTAGCCGTGTCTTTGGGCGGTTTCGCTTCGGAAAAAGAAGTTTTTAAAGAAATTACCACTGGCGCTTCCGATGATTTAAGAAAAGCCACGGATTTGGCGCGCGCTCTGGCGACAAAATACGGAATGTCCGATAAAATCGGCCCGATTTCTTTCGGCGAGCAGGATGAAATGATTTTTTTAGGAAAAGAAATCGGACACGCCAAGAATTATTCGGAAAAAGTGGCTACTTTGATTGACGATGAAGTCAGCCGGTTTATGAAAGAAGCGTTTAAAAAAGCGGGAAAAATTATCAAAGAAAAAAGAGAAGTTTTAAACGCTCTGGCCGGACGCTTGATAGAAAAAGAAACTATTGAGCGCGATGATTTTGAAAAATTAATGGCTTCATTCGGCCTTTTGCCGAAAAAAGCGGCAATTTAA